Proteins from a single region of Canis aureus isolate CA01 chromosome 26, VMU_Caureus_v.1.0, whole genome shotgun sequence:
- the FAM210B gene encoding protein FAM210B, mitochondrial, whose translation MAGLLALLGPAGRVGARVRPRAAWVLGAAAPCAPPPLFLPPLRRGPDALLLRAVRGDSGGRQDPSKITATTGRAVSSGQEEKQSKSQQLRKVFQEYGAVAVSLHIGISLVSLGIFYTVVSSGVDMSAVLLKLGFKESLVQSKMAAGTSTFVVAYAIHKLFAPVRISITLVSVPFIVRYFRKVGFFKPPAAKP comes from the exons ATGGCCGGGCTGCTGGCGCTGCTGGGCCCCGCGGGCAGGGTGGGCGCCCGGGTCCGGCCTCGCGCCGCCTGGGTCCTGGGCGCCGCCGCCCCGTGCGCGCCGCCCCCCCTGTTCCTGCCGCCGCTCCGGCGCGGGCCCGACGCTCTGCTGCTGCGCGCGGTCCGCGGGGACAGCGGCGGCCGCCAG GACCCCAGCAAAATCACTGCGACAACAGGCAGGGCTGTCAGCAGCGGACaggaggaaaagcaaagcaaGTCACAGCAGCTGAGAAAGGTCTTCCAAGAGTACGGCGCCGTTGCTGTGTCGCTGCACATTGGAATCTCGTTAGTCTCCTTGGGCATCTTTTACACGGTGGTTTCAAG TGGTGTGGACATGTCTGCAGTCCTGCTTAAACTCGGATTTAAAGAGTCACTGGTGCAGTCAAAAATGGCAGCAGGCACGAGTACCTTCGTGGTGGCCTATGCCATCCACAAGCTGTTTGCCCCGGTGAGAATCAGCATCACCTTAGTTTCTGTGCCCTTCATTGTCAGATATTTTCGCAAAGTGGGATTTTTTAAACCTCCAGCTGCAAAGCCTTGA
- the AURKA gene encoding aurora kinase A isoform X2: MDKSKENCIAGPVKTAIALGDGPKRVLVTQQVPSQNPLSANSGQAQRVLCPSNSSQRVPPQTQKLVSSHKPAQNLKQKQLQATGVPRPASRSLNNTQKSEQPSSSAPGNNSEKELATKQKNEESKKRQWALEDFEIGRPLGKGKFGNVYLAREKQSKFILAIKVLFKAQLEKAGVEHQLRREVEIQSHLRHPNILRLYGYFHDATRVYLILEYAPLGAVYRELQKLSKFDEQRTATYITELADALSYCHSKRVIHRDIKPENLLLGSAGELKIADFGWSVHAPSSRRTTLCGTLDYLPPEMIEGRMHDEKVDLWSLGVLCYEFLVGKPPFEASTYQETYKRISRVEFTFPDFVPEGARDLISRLLKHNPSQRPTLKDVLEHPWIMANSSKPSSSQKSKDSTSKQS, translated from the exons ATGGACAAATCTAAAGAAAACTGCATTGCAGGGCCTGTTAAG ACTGCAATTGCACTTGGTGATGGTCCAAAACGTGTTCTGGTGACTCAGCAAGTTCCTTCACAGAATCcattatctgcaaatagtggccAGGCCCAGCGGGTCTTGTGTCCTTCAAATTCTTCCCAGCGAGTTCCTCCACAAACCCAAAAGCTCGTCTCCAGCCATAAACCGGCTCAGAATCTGAAGCAGAAGCAATTGCAGGCAACTGGTGTCCCTCGTCCTGCCTCTAGGTCACTGAATAATACCCAAAAGAGTGAGCAACCCTCGTCATCAGCCCCTG GAAATAATTCTGAAAAGGAACTggcaacaaaacagaaaaatgaagaatcaaAAAA aaggCAATGGGCTTTGGAAGATTTTGAAATTGGTCGCCCACTGGGTAAAGGAAAGTTTGGTAATGTTTACTTGGCAAGGGAAAAACAAAGCAAGTTTATCCTGGCtattaaagtattatttaaagctcAACTGGAGAAAGCAGGAGTTGAACATCAGCTGAGAAGAGAAGTAGAAATACAGTCCCACCTTAG GCATCCAAATATTCTTAGGCTGTATGGTTATTTCCATGATGCCACCAGAGTTTACCTAATTCTAGAATATGCACCTCTTGGAGCTGTCTACAGAGAACTTCAGAAACTGTCAAAGTTTGATGAGCAGAGAACTGCTAct tatatcACAGAGTTGGCAGATGCCCTGTCTTACTGTCACTCAAAGAGAGTCATTCACAGAGACATTAAGCCAGAGAACCTACTCCTTGGATCAGCTGGAGAGCTTAAGATTGCAGATTTTGGGTGGTCAGTACATGCTCCATCCTCCAG GAGAACCACCCTGTGTGGCACCCTGGATTACTTGCCCCCAGAGATGATTGAAGGCCGAATGCATGATGAGAAGGTGGATCTCTGGAGCCTTGGGGTTCTTTGCTATGAATTTCTAGTTGGGAAGCCTCCTTTTGAGGCAAGCACATACCAAGAGACCTACAAAAGAATATCACGG GTTGAATTCACATTCCCTGACTTCGTGCCGGAGGGAGCCAGGGATCTCATTTCAAGACTGTTGAAACATAATCCCAGCCAAAGGCCAACTCTCAAGGATGTACTTGAACACCCGTGGATCATGGCTAACTCATCAAAACCATCAAGTAGCCAAAAAAGCAAAGACTCAACTAGCAAACAGTCTTAA
- the AURKA gene encoding aurora kinase A isoform X1, whose amino-acid sequence MDKSKENCIAGPVKTAIALGDGPKRVLVTQQVPSQNPLSANSGQAQRVLCPSNSSQRVPPQTQKLVSSHKPAQNLKQKQLQATGVPRPASRSLNNTQKSEQPSSSAPGNNSEKELATKQKNEESKKQWALEDFEIGRPLGKGKFGNVYLAREKQSKFILAIKVLFKAQLEKAGVEHQLRREVEIQSHLRHPNILRLYGYFHDATRVYLILEYAPLGAVYRELQKLSKFDEQRTATYITELADALSYCHSKRVIHRDIKPENLLLGSAGELKIADFGWSVHAPSSRRTTLCGTLDYLPPEMIEGRMHDEKVDLWSLGVLCYEFLVGKPPFEASTYQETYKRISRVEFTFPDFVPEGARDLISRLLKHNPSQRPTLKDVLEHPWIMANSSKPSSSQKSKDSTSKQS is encoded by the exons ATGGACAAATCTAAAGAAAACTGCATTGCAGGGCCTGTTAAG ACTGCAATTGCACTTGGTGATGGTCCAAAACGTGTTCTGGTGACTCAGCAAGTTCCTTCACAGAATCcattatctgcaaatagtggccAGGCCCAGCGGGTCTTGTGTCCTTCAAATTCTTCCCAGCGAGTTCCTCCACAAACCCAAAAGCTCGTCTCCAGCCATAAACCGGCTCAGAATCTGAAGCAGAAGCAATTGCAGGCAACTGGTGTCCCTCGTCCTGCCTCTAGGTCACTGAATAATACCCAAAAGAGTGAGCAACCCTCGTCATCAGCCCCTG GAAATAATTCTGAAAAGGAACTggcaacaaaacagaaaaatgaagaatcaaAAAA gCAATGGGCTTTGGAAGATTTTGAAATTGGTCGCCCACTGGGTAAAGGAAAGTTTGGTAATGTTTACTTGGCAAGGGAAAAACAAAGCAAGTTTATCCTGGCtattaaagtattatttaaagctcAACTGGAGAAAGCAGGAGTTGAACATCAGCTGAGAAGAGAAGTAGAAATACAGTCCCACCTTAG GCATCCAAATATTCTTAGGCTGTATGGTTATTTCCATGATGCCACCAGAGTTTACCTAATTCTAGAATATGCACCTCTTGGAGCTGTCTACAGAGAACTTCAGAAACTGTCAAAGTTTGATGAGCAGAGAACTGCTAct tatatcACAGAGTTGGCAGATGCCCTGTCTTACTGTCACTCAAAGAGAGTCATTCACAGAGACATTAAGCCAGAGAACCTACTCCTTGGATCAGCTGGAGAGCTTAAGATTGCAGATTTTGGGTGGTCAGTACATGCTCCATCCTCCAG GAGAACCACCCTGTGTGGCACCCTGGATTACTTGCCCCCAGAGATGATTGAAGGCCGAATGCATGATGAGAAGGTGGATCTCTGGAGCCTTGGGGTTCTTTGCTATGAATTTCTAGTTGGGAAGCCTCCTTTTGAGGCAAGCACATACCAAGAGACCTACAAAAGAATATCACGG GTTGAATTCACATTCCCTGACTTCGTGCCGGAGGGAGCCAGGGATCTCATTTCAAGACTGTTGAAACATAATCCCAGCCAAAGGCCAACTCTCAAGGATGTACTTGAACACCCGTGGATCATGGCTAACTCATCAAAACCATCAAGTAGCCAAAAAAGCAAAGACTCAACTAGCAAACAGTCTTAA